One window from the genome of Dolosigranulum savutiense encodes:
- a CDS encoding ABC transporter permease translates to MGKYIGKRLLSLIPVIFIVTFIVFVIMHITPGGPAAAILGLEASPEEVARLNAELGLEDPFWVQYWNWLSGVLTGDLGHSYYMNRSVNSAIAANYGPTVALALFATFLSVIFGVGFGLLAVYYRKSWVDRLVVGSTLVGQATPSFVLSILLLILFAVVYRIFPVSGYRPLSSGIGQHLRYLFLPSVAIAIGQTALIARITRSSLLEIVDANYILTGRMKGLSERSLLLKHSLKNALLPILTVIGQGLGGLLSGTIVVETIFGIPGLGQLLVNGISRRDYAVIQGVILIIAVSYILVNLAVDVLYSVIDPRIALEAKKD, encoded by the coding sequence ATGGGAAAATATATTGGTAAACGCTTGTTGAGTTTAATTCCGGTCATTTTTATTGTGACATTTATTGTATTTGTCATCATGCATATTACACCAGGAGGGCCGGCTGCCGCTATCTTAGGATTGGAAGCTTCACCGGAAGAAGTAGCACGGTTGAATGCTGAGTTAGGGTTAGAAGATCCGTTCTGGGTGCAATATTGGAACTGGTTGAGCGGTGTCCTTACGGGAGATCTGGGGCACTCGTATTATATGAATCGCAGTGTCAATAGTGCGATTGCTGCGAATTATGGCCCAACTGTTGCACTTGCATTGTTTGCAACGTTTTTATCTGTTATTTTTGGGGTTGGTTTTGGCTTATTGGCAGTCTATTACCGCAAGAGTTGGGTCGACCGTTTAGTGGTAGGTAGTACACTCGTCGGACAAGCAACTCCTAGTTTTGTCTTATCAATTTTACTCTTAATTTTATTCGCTGTTGTGTATCGGATATTTCCGGTATCGGGATATCGTCCCCTCTCTAGTGGGATAGGTCAACATTTGCGCTATTTGTTCTTACCAAGTGTGGCAATAGCGATTGGACAGACAGCGCTGATTGCTCGGATTACGCGCTCATCATTGCTCGAAATTGTTGATGCGAATTATATCTTAACGGGCCGAATGAAGGGCTTAAGTGAGCGATCATTACTCTTAAAACATTCGCTTAAAAATGCCTTGCTCCCTATTCTAACCGTGATTGGTCAAGGACTTGGGGGCTTGTTGTCAGGGACGATTGTGGTTGAGACCATCTTTGGGATTCCAGGACTCGGTCAACTTCTTGTGAATGGAATTTCGCGTCGTGATTATGCGGTGATTCAAGGAGTTATTCTGATAATTGCCGTTAGTTATATTTTAGTAAACTTAGCGGTTGATGTACTGTATTCGGTGATTGATCCGCGTATTGCACTTGAAGCGAAGAAGGACTAG
- a CDS encoding ABC transporter substrate-binding protein, protein MKKKLLGLLGAGALLLAACGGADQPAKESADGTVDESQVRPEMRVALNAEPPTLDPARTVSTASIGVTMHIYETLYTFDENFESQPVLADSYEVNDDNTKYTFKLKEGINFHDGSEMTAEDVAASMNYWKADTSKAADLLPEGDFEVVDDYTVEVEFVEPNTELLTLMSSITYFPAIRPAEAFDGEIAESGIDDNFIGTGPYEYVDWVHDQYVEVKRFDNYHNQVTGEPSRFAGEKRAPTETIRFEIVGDVGTRMAGLLSEEYDVGEVPVTNLDQVDATDYLNYEAPGGGTLVAQLNVEEGPLLDDKLRQAILTGINNNDIMLAALDNEEFYEVSSSYVSPETPYYTETSSEFYNANDQEKAKKLIEESGYNGEEIRIVTTPEYDSMYSASIALQDQLVELGLNAVVNQYDFNTFNEYTSDPSGHEIYIVSHSFQPSPQQVLTLSTDRWGGDMDEQAQELIDAMRAAEDEAATKEAFAELQDFLYTDYIPGFVIGHYNNFVTYNSAVEGFDYWKAPILWNAGHVE, encoded by the coding sequence ATGAAAAAGAAATTACTAGGGTTGTTAGGAGCCGGCGCATTATTGTTGGCGGCATGTGGTGGTGCGGACCAGCCAGCCAAAGAGTCAGCAGATGGAACGGTTGATGAGAGTCAAGTGAGACCGGAAATGCGAGTGGCTCTTAATGCAGAACCACCCACACTGGACCCGGCACGAACAGTGTCAACGGCTAGTATCGGAGTGACAATGCATATTTATGAGACATTATATACATTTGATGAAAATTTCGAGTCCCAACCCGTTTTGGCAGATAGTTATGAAGTGAACGATGATAATACAAAGTATACCTTCAAACTGAAGGAAGGAATTAACTTCCACGATGGGAGCGAGATGACGGCTGAAGATGTAGCAGCATCGATGAACTATTGGAAAGCTGATACATCGAAGGCAGCGGATCTCTTGCCAGAAGGAGATTTTGAAGTGGTTGACGATTACACTGTAGAAGTGGAATTTGTCGAACCTAATACAGAATTACTTACCTTAATGAGTTCGATCACGTACTTCCCAGCTATCCGCCCAGCAGAGGCATTCGATGGTGAAATTGCGGAGTCTGGTATTGATGATAACTTCATCGGGACGGGTCCTTACGAATATGTGGACTGGGTGCATGATCAATATGTTGAAGTAAAACGCTTTGACAATTATCACAATCAAGTGACGGGTGAGCCATCACGCTTTGCAGGTGAGAAACGCGCACCGACTGAGACCATTCGCTTTGAAATTGTTGGGGATGTAGGTACCCGTATGGCCGGTCTATTGTCAGAAGAATACGATGTTGGTGAAGTACCAGTGACTAACTTAGACCAAGTGGATGCAACTGATTACTTGAATTATGAAGCACCGGGTGGCGGAACCCTTGTTGCACAGCTAAATGTTGAAGAAGGACCACTCTTAGATGACAAGTTGCGTCAAGCCATCTTGACAGGAATTAATAATAATGACATCATGTTGGCAGCGTTAGATAATGAAGAATTCTACGAAGTGTCAAGTTCTTACGTATCTCCAGAAACGCCTTACTACACGGAGACAAGTTCTGAGTTCTATAATGCCAATGATCAAGAAAAAGCGAAAAAATTAATTGAAGAATCTGGGTATAATGGCGAAGAAATTCGTATTGTGACGACACCGGAATATGATTCAATGTACTCAGCGAGTATTGCGCTGCAAGATCAATTGGTTGAACTGGGCTTGAATGCCGTTGTGAATCAATATGACTTCAATACGTTCAATGAATATACGAGTGACCCAAGTGGACATGAGATTTACATTGTGTCACACAGTTTCCAACCTTCACCACAACAAGTCTTGACCCTAAGTACTGATCGTTGGGGTGGCGACATGGATGAGCAAGCACAAGAGTTAATTGATGCGATGCGTGCCGCTGAAGATGAAGCCGCGACCAAAGAAGCCTTCGCCGAATTGCAAGATTTCTTGTACACGGATTATATTCCAGGATTTGTTATCGGTCACTACAACAACTTCGTAACCTACAATAGTGCCGTTGAAGGATTCGATTATTGGAAAGCACCAATCTTATGGAACGCAGGACATGTCGAGTAA
- the mscL gene encoding large conductance mechanosensitive channel protein MscL, translated as MLQEFKDFIMKGNVLDLAIGVVMGSAFTAIVNALVDHIIGPIIAAIGGGEDISYITIPIGPAELGVGEFAQAIIDFLIIAVILFLIMKGVNKLKAPFMSDEEPEEPKAPTSEELLADIKELLQQQTHPQNEAEVLKDIEKDIHTHDK; from the coding sequence ATGTTACAAGAATTTAAAGATTTTATTATGAAAGGAAACGTCCTTGATTTGGCCATAGGGGTTGTTATGGGGTCAGCGTTCACAGCGATTGTGAATGCCTTAGTGGACCATATTATTGGACCGATTATTGCTGCTATTGGTGGAGGCGAAGATATTTCTTACATTACTATTCCTATCGGGCCGGCCGAGCTGGGGGTCGGTGAGTTCGCCCAAGCCATTATTGATTTCCTTATTATTGCTGTTATTCTGTTCTTAATTATGAAGGGAGTCAATAAATTAAAAGCTCCCTTCATGTCCGATGAAGAACCAGAAGAACCGAAAGCACCAACAAGTGAAGAACTACTCGCAGATATAAAAGAATTATTGCAACAACAAACACATCCACAGAATGAAGCAGAAGTCTTAAAAGATATCGAAAAAGATATTCATACACACGATAAATAA
- a CDS encoding methylated-DNA--[protein]-cysteine S-methyltransferase, whose protein sequence is MRPVFYTTCHLNGSPYSLGATSDGIIFIENTPIDDVIKRHWFDKFFDTNQLHQDDNHPLLAQCRQQLKQYFDGKLTTFDIPLDLKGTTFQKAVWNSLLTVQYGQSKSYKAIAESIGKPTASQAVGAAVGQNPIMIIVPCHRILGATRKLTGFRGGLPMKEQLLQLEHISYKK, encoded by the coding sequence ATGCGCCCCGTTTTTTATACCACTTGTCATCTTAACGGTAGCCCATATAGCCTGGGTGCTACTTCTGACGGCATTATTTTTATTGAGAATACGCCCATTGACGATGTAATCAAACGCCACTGGTTTGACAAGTTTTTTGACACAAACCAATTACACCAAGACGATAATCATCCGCTTTTAGCGCAATGTCGTCAACAATTAAAACAATATTTTGATGGAAAATTGACAACTTTTGACATTCCACTTGATTTGAAGGGGACAACCTTCCAAAAAGCGGTCTGGAACAGTCTTCTAACTGTCCAATATGGTCAATCAAAAAGTTATAAAGCAATCGCGGAGTCCATCGGTAAGCCAACTGCATCACAAGCAGTTGGTGCTGCGGTTGGCCAAAATCCTATTATGATTATTGTACCGTGCCATCGTATTCTTGGCGCTACTCGAAAACTAACTGGCTTCCGCGGTGGCTTACCCATGAAAGAACAATTACTTCAGCTAGAACATATTTCCTATAAAAAATAA
- a CDS encoding DUF1129 domain-containing protein: MTKQHIEQTEPTTEDMQQENEKLYQQLTNKNEDYMVKLNRQLDKYGYEESQKIAIVNQMLPVIVEEQANHNLARSIYGSPTEAVAKMNQQSEQPREVEPSPTWQRYLDGSLLIAGVFMIISAISQYIGTQTQVGLISLLVLLALGGAVVILISQYAPDENNKGFLKYILVSTVTLSVLMFFYATLEMIIPRHINILFGPQLASAIGAGLLTLKWFIKSKLNIRGNII, from the coding sequence ATGACAAAACAACATATAGAACAAACTGAACCGACAACGGAAGACATGCAGCAAGAAAATGAAAAACTTTACCAACAACTAACGAATAAAAATGAAGACTACATGGTAAAATTGAATCGGCAGTTAGATAAGTATGGTTATGAAGAATCGCAAAAGATTGCGATTGTGAATCAAATGCTGCCGGTTATTGTAGAAGAGCAGGCGAATCATAATTTAGCGCGATCAATCTATGGCTCACCGACAGAAGCAGTGGCTAAGATGAATCAACAATCAGAACAGCCACGTGAAGTGGAACCTTCTCCGACTTGGCAACGGTACTTAGATGGTTCGCTATTGATTGCCGGTGTGTTTATGATTATTTCAGCTATTTCGCAATATATTGGCACCCAGACACAAGTCGGTCTTATCTCGCTCCTTGTCCTATTAGCATTAGGTGGAGCGGTCGTTATTTTGATTAGTCAATATGCGCCTGATGAGAATAACAAGGGATTCTTAAAATATATTTTAGTCTCAACGGTGACACTTTCGGTCTTAATGTTCTTCTACGCAACACTAGAGATGATTATTCCACGACATATTAATATTTTATTCGGTCCGCAATTAGCTAGTGCGATTGGAGCCGGCTTATTGACGCTGAAATGGTTTATTAAGAGTAAACTAAATATTCGAGGCAACATTATTTAA
- the ychF gene encoding redox-regulated ATPase YchF, translated as MALTAGIVGLPNVGKSTLFNAITKAGAEAANYPFATIDPNVGVVEVPDSRLNRLTELVTPNKTVPTTFEFTDIAGIVKGASKGEGLGNKFLANIREVDAICHVVRCFDDGNITHVAGQVDPEADMNTINLELILADLDSVDKRLEKTKRAAKGKDPEAVELLPVLEKLKPALEDGIPARALDWSEEEKPILKSLFLLSSKPVLYIANVAEEHVANPEESDHFQTVKRLADEENAEVVGISAAIEEEIAALDDEERDMFLEDLEIKEPGLHRVIRKSYNLLNLGTYFTAGVKEVRAWTFKKGMTAPQAAGIIHSDFQRGFIRAETIAFDDYDRLGSEKAVREAGRLRQEGKEYIVQDGDVMEFKFNV; from the coding sequence GTGGCATTAACAGCAGGAATTGTCGGATTGCCTAATGTAGGGAAATCGACATTATTTAACGCAATTACAAAAGCAGGAGCAGAGGCAGCGAACTATCCCTTTGCGACGATTGATCCGAATGTTGGAGTCGTTGAAGTGCCGGATTCACGTTTGAACCGATTGACTGAATTAGTGACACCTAACAAAACTGTTCCGACAACCTTTGAATTTACCGATATTGCCGGAATTGTTAAAGGTGCCAGTAAGGGAGAAGGACTAGGGAATAAATTCTTAGCTAATATCCGAGAAGTGGATGCAATCTGTCACGTTGTTCGTTGTTTCGATGATGGGAACATTACACACGTTGCAGGTCAAGTTGATCCAGAAGCAGATATGAATACGATTAATTTGGAACTTATTTTGGCTGATCTGGATTCAGTCGATAAGCGCTTGGAGAAGACGAAGCGAGCCGCCAAAGGGAAAGATCCAGAAGCGGTAGAATTACTTCCCGTCTTAGAAAAATTAAAGCCAGCGTTAGAAGATGGTATTCCGGCACGAGCTTTGGACTGGAGCGAAGAAGAGAAGCCTATTTTGAAAAGTTTGTTCTTATTATCGAGTAAACCGGTTCTCTACATTGCGAATGTAGCGGAAGAACATGTGGCTAACCCGGAAGAGTCAGATCATTTCCAGACAGTTAAACGCTTAGCAGATGAAGAAAATGCAGAAGTTGTGGGAATTTCAGCAGCGATTGAAGAAGAGATTGCAGCCTTAGATGATGAAGAGCGTGATATGTTCTTAGAAGATTTAGAAATTAAGGAGCCTGGATTACATCGAGTCATTCGTAAGTCTTATAATCTCTTGAATTTAGGCACATACTTCACAGCTGGTGTCAAAGAAGTGCGGGCGTGGACCTTTAAAAAAGGGATGACTGCTCCACAAGCAGCAGGTATCATCCATAGTGATTTCCAACGGGGCTTTATTCGTGCTGAGACGATTGCATTCGATGATTATGATCGACTAGGGAGTGAAAAAGCTGTGCGGGAAGCAGGGCGTTTGCGTCAAGAAGGAAAAGAGTACATCGTTCAAGACGGCGATGTGATGGAATTTAAGTTTAATGTGTAA
- a CDS encoding DUF951 domain-containing protein, producing the protein MDKKSYELHDHVEMKKPHPCGTNKWSIIRMGADIKIKCSHCDQIIMMPRREFERKMKRTLKS; encoded by the coding sequence ATGGATAAAAAATCGTATGAATTGCATGACCATGTTGAAATGAAGAAGCCTCATCCGTGCGGGACGAATAAGTGGTCGATTATTCGGATGGGTGCTGATATTAAGATTAAGTGTAGCCATTGCGACCAGATTATTATGATGCCGCGCCGTGAATTTGAACGCAAAATGAAGCGGACATTGAAGTCATAA
- a CDS encoding ParB/RepB/Spo0J family partition protein, whose protein sequence is MANKKHKSLGQGINALFPDAANLEETIDESSERIVQIDLGDLRPNPYQPRREFNQQALDELSESISQQGVLQPIIVRQSSVKGYEIVAGERRYRASKQAGLETIPAIIRELDEKVMMQVAILENLQREDLTALEEADAYQLMMDKLDMTQEKVAKELGKSRSYIANHLRLRTLPAEAKALLQSGDLSMGQARTLLGLKEKKQIPKLAQQAVQDELTVRQLEAIVSEYNQDPAESKEPPTDKQPKQPASRQALIIRDLEERLTSQLDRTVHIKDHGEKGKIVLDYHSTEDLNHLLAHLGLDINETEAT, encoded by the coding sequence TTGGCAAATAAAAAGCATAAAAGTCTCGGTCAAGGTATTAATGCCTTATTTCCGGATGCAGCGAATTTAGAAGAGACAATTGATGAGAGTAGTGAGCGCATTGTCCAGATTGACTTGGGGGACTTGCGACCAAATCCGTATCAACCACGTCGGGAATTTAACCAACAAGCACTGGATGAATTGAGTGAATCAATTAGTCAACAAGGCGTTCTCCAGCCAATTATTGTGCGTCAGTCCAGCGTAAAAGGGTATGAAATCGTAGCGGGGGAGCGACGTTATCGTGCTTCTAAGCAAGCTGGTCTCGAAACAATTCCAGCTATCATTCGTGAATTAGACGAAAAAGTGATGATGCAAGTGGCGATATTAGAAAACTTGCAACGAGAAGATTTGACGGCACTGGAAGAAGCCGATGCGTATCAACTCATGATGGACAAGTTGGACATGACCCAAGAAAAAGTGGCCAAAGAACTCGGGAAGAGTCGGTCTTATATTGCGAATCATTTACGTTTGCGCACATTGCCTGCTGAAGCGAAGGCATTATTGCAAAGCGGTGATTTGTCCATGGGGCAGGCGCGTACCTTACTCGGGTTGAAAGAGAAAAAACAAATCCCAAAACTCGCCCAGCAAGCTGTTCAAGATGAATTGACTGTGCGCCAACTTGAAGCAATCGTCAGTGAGTACAATCAAGATCCCGCTGAAAGCAAAGAACCGCCGACCGATAAACAGCCGAAGCAACCGGCTAGTCGCCAAGCCTTAATTATTCGCGACTTAGAAGAGCGATTGACTTCACAACTGGATCGGACCGTTCACATTAAGGACCACGGTGAAAAAGGAAAAATTGTCCTTGATTATCATTCAACCGAGGATCTCAATCATTTACTAGCTCATTTAGGACTGGATATTAATGAGACGGAGGCAACTTAA
- a CDS encoding ParA family protein, whose product MGEIIAITNQKGGVGKTTTSVNLGASLAYLGKKILLIDMDAQGNATSGVGVRKGEVDQDIYDVLINEVPLSEVIVDSSRANMQIAPATIQLAGAEVELTSVMARETRLKRAVEEVKDDYDYIIIDCPPSLGHLTINAFTASHSLIIPVQCEYYALEGLSQLLNTVRLVQKHFNPDLSILGVLLTMLDGRTNLGSEVVEEVKKYFREKVHKTIIPRNIRLSEAPSYGKSIIDYDLKSKGAEVYLALAEEVMDIGK is encoded by the coding sequence ATGGGAGAAATAATTGCAATTACTAATCAGAAGGGTGGCGTTGGGAAGACTACGACATCCGTGAACTTAGGGGCATCGCTCGCTTATCTTGGGAAGAAGATATTGCTAATTGACATGGATGCTCAAGGAAATGCAACGAGTGGTGTCGGTGTGCGTAAAGGTGAAGTTGATCAAGATATTTATGATGTCTTAATCAATGAAGTGCCGTTAAGTGAGGTTATCGTAGATTCCAGTCGAGCGAATATGCAAATTGCACCAGCAACGATTCAACTTGCGGGAGCCGAGGTTGAACTAACAAGTGTCATGGCGCGTGAGACGCGATTGAAACGGGCAGTAGAAGAAGTGAAAGATGACTACGATTATATTATTATTGATTGTCCACCGTCATTGGGGCATTTGACCATCAATGCATTCACTGCTAGTCACTCCTTGATTATTCCGGTACAGTGTGAATATTATGCGTTGGAAGGCCTGAGCCAGCTGCTAAATACCGTTCGTCTTGTTCAAAAGCACTTCAATCCTGACTTGAGTATATTAGGCGTCTTGCTAACCATGCTCGATGGGCGCACGAACTTAGGCTCAGAAGTCGTAGAAGAAGTGAAAAAATATTTCCGTGAAAAAGTGCATAAGACGATTATTCCACGTAACATCCGACTGTCAGAAGCGCCAAGTTACGGCAAGTCCATTATTGATTATGACTTGAAATCTAAAGGCGCTGAAGTCTACTTAGCACTAGCAGAGGAAGTGATGGACATTGGCAAATAA
- the rsmG gene encoding 16S rRNA (guanine(527)-N(7))-methyltransferase RsmG, with protein sequence MNISEFKQAVKELGFDVSDRQLEQFEVYARVLKEYNEKVNLTAIVEREEVFLKHFYDSLTVLPYIEVAGASLCDVGSGAGFPSLPLKIMMPDLHVTIVDSLNKRITFLKHLVEALGLEGVSLYHDRAETFGQNAKFRGQFDYVTARAVASLPVLAELCMPLNKMGGSFIAMKGDGGPDELLEAKKIIATLGGKVREDVALELPEDAGERHLLIIDKKKETPNKYPRRPGMPEKKPVVS encoded by the coding sequence ATGAATATAAGTGAATTTAAGCAAGCAGTCAAAGAGTTAGGGTTTGACGTCAGTGATCGGCAGCTTGAACAGTTTGAGGTATACGCCCGTGTACTGAAAGAGTATAATGAGAAGGTGAATTTGACGGCAATTGTGGAGCGCGAAGAAGTGTTTTTGAAGCACTTTTATGATAGCTTAACAGTGTTGCCATACATAGAAGTAGCAGGGGCAAGTTTGTGCGATGTGGGTAGTGGAGCGGGATTTCCGAGTTTGCCGCTGAAAATTATGATGCCAGATCTTCACGTAACGATTGTTGATTCATTGAACAAGCGAATTACGTTCTTGAAGCATCTCGTGGAAGCGTTAGGCTTGGAAGGTGTGTCGCTTTACCACGATCGAGCAGAGACATTTGGTCAGAATGCTAAGTTTCGTGGGCAGTTTGATTATGTGACGGCACGAGCAGTCGCGAGTTTACCGGTGTTGGCTGAGTTATGCATGCCGCTGAATAAAATGGGTGGCAGTTTTATCGCGATGAAAGGCGATGGCGGGCCAGATGAACTACTTGAAGCGAAGAAGATTATTGCAACACTTGGTGGTAAAGTGCGCGAAGATGTGGCTTTGGAGTTACCAGAAGATGCGGGGGAGCGTCACTTGTTGATTATTGATAAGAAAAAAGAAACACCGAACAAATATCCGCGTCGCCCGGGAATGCCCGAGAAAAAACCGGTCGTGTCATAA
- a CDS encoding class II fumarate hydratase → MDIRTESDALGTVNIPIDKLWGTSTQRCLENFPISTESMPEPLITAYIQVKMAVARTNQALGVLSDQKAKAIEKSCQLLLEEDYGDQFPLKIWQTGSGTQTNMNVNEVIAHLGKREFGIDLHPNDDVNKSQSTNDTFPTAVQISVVKEVEGKLIPAIEEIIQTLNELEEHWTNVSKVGRTHLQDATPITLGQEASGWRAMFCYSLESMQQAITYVKQLPIGGTAVGTGLNTPEGYRDQVIVQLNQILDSNFTAQVNTFQGLSSKDYVLDLHSVINTLATNVLKVINDIRLYASGPRAGYHELVIPANEPGSSIMPGKINPTQIEALSMICAQIFGNQTTISFANSQGNFQLNAYMPVIAYNTLQSIRLMADGLRSFNKRCLSGIEANQEQLTKHLNNSLMLVTALAPIIGYDRASALAKQAYETGQTLKEVVLIDGVMSEEEFEDIVNPDKMV, encoded by the coding sequence ATGGATATACGAACAGAATCAGATGCACTCGGCACAGTGAATATTCCAATAGATAAATTATGGGGGACCAGTACACAACGTTGCTTGGAGAACTTTCCGATCTCTACTGAAAGCATGCCGGAACCACTTATTACCGCTTATATTCAAGTGAAGATGGCGGTGGCACGAACGAATCAAGCATTGGGTGTGCTAAGCGATCAGAAGGCTAAGGCGATCGAGAAAAGCTGTCAATTATTGCTAGAAGAAGATTATGGGGATCAGTTTCCGCTGAAGATTTGGCAAACAGGAAGTGGGACTCAGACCAATATGAATGTGAATGAAGTGATTGCCCATTTAGGGAAGCGGGAGTTTGGCATTGATTTACATCCAAATGATGATGTCAACAAGAGTCAAAGTACGAATGATACCTTCCCAACGGCTGTACAGATCAGTGTCGTAAAAGAAGTTGAAGGGAAGCTCATACCGGCTATTGAGGAAATTATACAGACGTTAAATGAACTAGAAGAACATTGGACAAATGTGTCAAAAGTTGGACGCACTCATCTGCAGGATGCTACGCCAATTACACTGGGACAAGAGGCCAGTGGTTGGCGGGCAATGTTCTGTTATTCTTTGGAAAGCATGCAACAAGCGATAACTTATGTGAAGCAGTTACCGATCGGCGGCACCGCTGTTGGAACGGGATTGAACACGCCAGAAGGTTACCGGGATCAAGTTATTGTCCAATTAAATCAAATATTAGACAGTAATTTTACAGCACAAGTGAATACATTCCAAGGCTTGTCCAGTAAAGATTATGTGCTAGATTTGCATAGTGTGATTAATACGCTGGCAACTAATGTACTTAAGGTCATCAACGATATTAGATTGTATGCAAGTGGACCAAGAGCGGGTTATCATGAACTAGTCATACCCGCCAATGAACCCGGTAGTTCAATCATGCCAGGAAAAATTAATCCAACTCAAATTGAAGCGTTAAGTATGATTTGTGCCCAAATTTTTGGCAATCAGACGACGATATCATTTGCCAACTCACAGGGGAATTTCCAGTTAAATGCGTATATGCCCGTGATTGCTTACAATACCTTACAGTCTATTCGCTTGATGGCTGATGGACTGAGAAGTTTTAATAAGCGCTGCTTGAGCGGTATCGAAGCGAACCAAGAGCAATTAACTAAACATTTGAATAATAGCTTAATGTTAGTGACGGCGCTAGCTCCGATAATTGGTTATGATCGGGCCAGTGCTCTCGCCAAGCAAGCCTATGAAACTGGCCAAACGCTGAAAGAAGTGGTATTGATAGACGGTGTGATGAGTGAAGAAGAATTTGAGGACATTGTTAATCCGGATAAAATGGTTTAA
- a CDS encoding ATP-NAD kinase family protein, translating to MEKIGLIINPIAGMGGRVGLKGTDGKEILEKARALGAEPEAATKASYMLQQLTELSNSVKFLTGEGAMGADVLGEQGFDFEVIHSVSSESNQEDTLSLVKALEEAGVELILFVGGDGTARDVHDALTEDIPVIGVPAGVKIYSAVHGNSPESAGRLAADVITEKVTTFTQAEVIDLDEAGFRNDEVDISVFGYLTVPVDETHMQNLKSPSPQSDADAQESIALDVIDSLEEDTLYIVGSGTTPSEVLIQLDQPVTILGVDLLQNKETIATDVNEQDIIEHLEALPDGTNVKLIVTTMGGQGYVLGRGNQQLSEKVLSYLDKDDIIIVATPNKLHTLGNRDMLIYTLDAEVNQKFSGYYKVTTGYGQKTMHKLSTKQ from the coding sequence ATGGAAAAAATTGGTCTAATTATCAATCCAATCGCTGGCATGGGAGGTCGTGTCGGTCTCAAAGGAACAGATGGAAAAGAAATCTTAGAAAAAGCACGTGCATTAGGAGCTGAGCCCGAAGCAGCCACCAAAGCATCTTACATGCTTCAGCAATTGACAGAACTGTCCAATTCAGTCAAATTCTTGACAGGAGAAGGAGCAATGGGCGCCGATGTTTTAGGTGAGCAAGGCTTTGACTTTGAAGTAATACATTCGGTATCTAGTGAATCAAATCAAGAAGATACGCTCTCACTCGTGAAAGCTCTGGAAGAAGCAGGCGTAGAACTGATCTTATTCGTCGGTGGAGATGGGACAGCGCGCGATGTTCACGATGCGTTAACCGAAGACATTCCCGTTATCGGTGTACCGGCAGGAGTCAAGATTTATTCAGCCGTTCATGGAAACTCTCCTGAGAGTGCTGGTCGTCTAGCAGCTGATGTCATTACAGAGAAAGTTACTACCTTTACGCAAGCCGAAGTAATTGACTTGGATGAAGCAGGCTTCCGTAATGATGAAGTAGATATTTCTGTCTTTGGCTATTTAACCGTTCCTGTTGACGAAACCCATATGCAAAACCTTAAATCGCCAAGTCCACAAAGTGATGCTGATGCGCAAGAGTCTATCGCTTTGGACGTCATTGACAGCTTAGAGGAAGATACACTCTATATTGTTGGATCCGGCACCACACCCAGTGAAGTACTTATCCAACTTGACCAACCTGTCACAATTTTAGGGGTTGATCTCCTACAGAATAAAGAAACCATTGCAACTGATGTGAATGAACAAGACATTATTGAACACTTAGAAGCCTTACCCGATGGAACGAACGTCAAATTAATTGTCACTACTATGGGCGGACAAGGCTACGTACTCGGTCGCGGAAATCAACAACTGTCAGAAAAAGTCTTATCCTATCTTGACAAAGATGATATAATTATTGTCGCTACGCCGAATAAACTGCATACACTCGGCAACCGCGACATGTTGATCTACACCTTAGATGCTGAAGTAAACCAAAAATTTAGTGGTTACTACAAAGTTACTACTGGCTACGGTCAAAAGACCATGCACAAATTATCTACCAAACAGTAA